ATTATTTATTCCTCTGGAATAACATTAAGTATGCAGCGGGAAAGTATTTACAAACGGTACACACCAGAATCCACACCCAATAAGAAAAATACTGAAAAAGCTTACTGGTTTCTTTTTAATTCCCATGAAATCCTGGTGGAACTTACCAGTAATAACCAGGTTGTGATTCCTTTTTCAAAGAATTTAGGTAAAGTTAAAATTTCACCTGAAAGCATCCACTACCTTGGTACCTTCAATGGTCATCCCTGTTATTCCGGGGAACTTGAAAATGGAAATGTTGCCCCTGAGGGAATGGTTTTCGAAGATTTACGTTCACTCTATGACCGGGTCGATGAAGATATCTACCTTTTAGCAGGCAGGGCATCTCAGATTGTCAACTGGGACAGGACTCATCAGTTTTGCGGCCAATGTGGTACCCCTACAGTAACCAAAGATGATGAGATGGCTAAAAT
This window of the Methanobacterium formicicum DSM 3637 genome carries:
- the nudC gene encoding NAD(+) diphosphatase, with amino-acid sequence MQRESIYKRYTPESTPNKKNTEKAYWFLFNSHEILVELTSNNQVVIPFSKNLGKVKISPESIHYLGTFNGHPCYSGELENGNVAPEGMVFEDLRSLYDRVDEDIYLLAGRASQIVNWDRTHQFCGQCGTPTVTKDDEMAKICPVCGFISFTRLSPAVITAIIKDGKLLMALHTRTPGDMYGLIAGFVEPGETLTEAVQRETLEEVGLKVNNIKYFGSQPWPYPNSLMIAFTADYESGEIEVDGKEITDARWFDPDELPRVPSKLSIAGELIEWYLENYR